The following proteins are encoded in a genomic region of Roseisolibacter agri:
- the pdhA gene encoding pyruvate dehydrogenase (acetyl-transferring) E1 component subunit alpha → MATKKKADARPAAPGQNGATAVANGPADDETALNRELLRSMLLQRRFEERCAEAYAIGKIGGFCHLYIGQEAVSTGSLSLLRPDDYVITTYRDHGQALARGMTPRSVMAELFGRIDGCSRGKGGSMHIFDRNTNFLGGHGIVGGHVPIATGVGFAIKYRGGDQVIVCFMGESVVNTGAFHEALNMASLWKLPCVFLIENNRYGMGTALERASAIHDIHERGAAYNMHRDFCDGQDIFAVRKTVGEAIERARKEQLPTLIDVRTYRFMGHSMSDAVSGTYRTKAELDEYLKRDPIALLRAHMQDAGQITDDEVHALDDEIKAIVQDSWDFADASPEPPLEALYEDVYVDTTS, encoded by the coding sequence ATGGCCACCAAGAAGAAGGCCGACGCGCGGCCCGCGGCCCCCGGGCAGAACGGCGCCACCGCCGTCGCCAACGGGCCCGCCGACGACGAGACGGCGCTGAACCGCGAGCTCCTGCGCTCGATGCTGCTGCAGCGCCGCTTCGAGGAGCGGTGCGCCGAGGCGTACGCCATCGGCAAGATCGGTGGCTTCTGCCACCTCTACATCGGGCAGGAGGCGGTCAGCACCGGCAGCCTCTCGCTGCTGCGCCCCGACGACTACGTCATCACGACGTACCGCGACCACGGCCAGGCGCTGGCGCGCGGCATGACGCCGCGCAGCGTGATGGCCGAGCTGTTCGGGCGCATCGACGGGTGCTCGCGCGGCAAGGGCGGGTCGATGCACATCTTCGACCGCAACACGAACTTCCTCGGCGGCCACGGGATCGTGGGCGGGCACGTGCCCATCGCGACCGGCGTCGGCTTCGCGATCAAGTACCGCGGCGGCGACCAGGTCATCGTCTGCTTCATGGGCGAGTCGGTCGTGAACACCGGCGCCTTCCACGAGGCGCTGAACATGGCGTCGCTGTGGAAGCTGCCGTGCGTGTTCCTGATCGAGAACAACCGCTACGGCATGGGCACGGCGCTGGAGCGCGCGAGCGCGATCCACGACATCCACGAGCGCGGCGCCGCGTACAACATGCACCGCGACTTCTGCGACGGGCAGGACATCTTCGCCGTGCGCAAGACGGTCGGCGAGGCGATCGAGCGCGCGCGCAAGGAGCAGCTGCCGACGCTCATCGACGTGCGCACGTACCGCTTCATGGGCCACTCGATGTCCGACGCGGTCAGCGGCACCTACCGCACCAAGGCGGAGCTGGACGAGTACCTGAAGCGCGACCCGATCGCGCTGCTGCGCGCGCACATGCAGGACGCCGGGCAGATCACGGACGACGAGGTGCACGCGCTCGACGACGAGATCAAGGCCATCGTGCAGGACTCGTGGGACTTCGCGGACGCGAGCCCGGAGCCGCCGCTCGAGGCGCTGTACGAGGACGTGTACGTCGACACCACCTCCTGA